The following are from one region of the Betta splendens chromosome 15, fBetSpl5.4, whole genome shotgun sequence genome:
- the heatr5b gene encoding HEAT repeat-containing protein 5B isoform X1, translating to MELAHSLLLNEDALAQITEAKRPVFIFEWLRFLDKVIVAENKVDVKEKQKKLVEQLTGLISSAPGPPTRKLLAKNLATLYSIGDTFTVFQTLDKCNDIIKSKDDTPAYLPTKLAAVACVGAFYQKMGRMLGSSFPDTINNLLKALKSAESQGRGEILLSLQKVLSGLGGAAASCHRDIYKNARSLLTDRSMAVRCAVAKCLLELQNEAVFMWTTELENVATLCFKALEGSNYGVRVVVAKLLGTVMATALMPKQAAVMRQNVKRATLEEVLELMATGFLRGGSGFLKSGGEMLKGGGSVSREVRVGVTQAYVVFVTTLGGQWLERNFATFLSHVLDLVSHPRATQTHVEAVYSRRCVSFMLRATLGGLLGEKAQIAAGKEICQAISKQMRAVGKEDGGEISRFRALQKAVVNDISGENKAGAADVSASQHVMVCALKELGSLVQSLSATASPLIQEPSIGLLETVTSVLLHPSMAARLAAAWCLRCVAVALPYQLTPLLDRCAERINNLKSSPEAVSGYSFAMAALLGGVHQCPLGIPQSKGKLVVSIAEDLLRTAAQNSRLSLQRTQAGWLLLGALMTLGSSLVRYHLPKMLLLWRNVFPRSQKELEAEKARGDSFTWQVTLEGRAGALCAMRSFVAHCPELLTEDVIRRLMTPIECAMTMMSQVPAIIKVHGAHLKASAAMVRLRLYDILALLPPKSYEGSFNALLRELVAEFTLTDNSANTTTSLLRSLCHYDDSVLMGSWLQETDHKCIEDQLQPNSASGSGALEHDPSSIYLRIPVGEAIPGPLPLGVSVIDASVALFGVVFPHVSFKHRLQMLDHFAECIKQAKGVRQQAVQLNIFTAVLSALKGLAENKSTLGPEEVRKSALALVMGALDNPNPILRCAAGEALGRMAQVVGEATFIARMAQTSFDKLKSARDVVSRTGHSLALGCLHRYVGGIGSGQHLKTSVSILLALAQDGSSHEVQTWALHSLALIVDSSGPMYRGYVEPTLSLVLTLLLTVPPSHTEVHQCLGRCLGALITTVGPELQGNGATISTIRSSCLVGCAIMQDHSDSLVQAAAISCLQQLHMFAPRHVNLSSLVPCLCVHLCSSHLLLRRAAVACLRQLAQREAAEVCEYAMSLAKRAGDNTTINLNITETGLEGVLFGMLDRETDRKLCSDIHDTLGHMLSSLAVEKLSHWLKLCKDVLAATTDVGGAVAFEVEKDEEESEKKDEMDDDTMFTGLGEDDKSKPSVAPRWVTRVFAADCLCRIILLCENANKAHFDLAAARSAQAKNPKGDLLVLHLSDLIRMAFMAATDHSNQLRMAGLQALEDIIKKFASVPEPEFPGHVILEQYQANVGAALRPAFSPDTPSDITAKACQVCSTWIGSGVVSDLNDLRRVHNLLVSSLDKVQTGKGSSSQLYSESATTMEKLAVLKAWAEVYVVAMKIKKEAESKPSKPVRSGDDDEDEEDLGADVLPPDSLITLVQPELPSLSRLWLAMLRDYALLTLPAEFSSQLPPDGGAFYTPETIDTARLHYRSSWAPVLHAVALWLSSTGFGAGEEKEEMSSAPLKTPALPQGASSTTKTFEESAKDRMHLMLGVSIEFLCFPRPEEPIEHVMSCLQALCTLLESPCAKTHIAEDQQLAVELLNVLHRLLLTRDPPAVQLQVTAVVQETIRAAQDHLQRQRSSKDKEEEGKKDFQPSLGEGENTGELVPGKSLVFAAMELLVFILVRHLPQLNTRVKESPSHAPLRPQRLSDESAQLVANTVSILAELPSLCSPAGSMTILPTVLFLITGVLRETALKTSDNSVPVPVAAALQGIKTIITSALVRVESIHTQWTGLVRSSLASVLEYSQPDDSRPDMDQVSMLTAMTLFLLSANNELVGVTVLQKGCIDCFQNGLNSSDPWVQARCYQLLLSVFQHSSRALSTPYIHALAPLMVEKLKAVEFSRPGTAAELQAVQEGIRVLENLVSMGEEQNRVQLLALLVPTLVSYLLDENAISSAPQVSKGLHDFALQNLMWIGPLYPAAFKVVIGAAPELKTRLESAIRANQASSKAKAAARQAQPTVQTAPTIKLKKSFF from the exons ATGGAGCTGGCTCACAGTCTGCTGCTCAATGAGGATGCTCTGGCCCAGATTACTGAAGCCAAGAGGCCCGTCTTCATCTTCGAATGGCTCCGCTTCTTGGATAAAGTTATTGTGGCCGAGAATAAG GTTGATGTgaaagagaagcagaagaagctggtGGAACAGCTGACAGGCCTAATCAGCAGTGCCCCAGGTCCTCCAACAAGAAAACTGCTGGCCAAAAACCTTGCTACCCTCTACAGCATCGGCGACACTTTCACTGTTTTTCAGACTTTGGATAAAtgtaatgacatcatcaaaAGCAAGGACGACACACCTGCATACTTGCCTACAAAACT TGCTGCAGTGGCATGTGTTGGAGCTTTTTATCAAAAGATGGGCAGGATGCTGGGGAGCTCCTTTCCAGACACGATTAATAACCTATTGAAGGCCTTAAAAAGTGCAGAG TCACAAGGCAGAGGGGAGATCCTCCTTAGCTTACAGAAGGTGCTCAGTGGActgggtggagctgcagcatcatgtcACAGAGATATCTACAAGAATGCACGCTCGCTACTCACAGACAGGTCAATGGCTGTGCGCTGTGCAGTCGCAAAG TGCCTATTGGAGCTGCAGAATGAGGCAGTATTCATGTGGACCACAGAGCTGGAGAACGTAGCCACTTTGTGTTTCAAGGCCCTGGAGGGATCTAATTATGGTGTTCGAGTAGTAGTGGCCAAGTTGCTGGGGACCGTCATGGCTACTGCACTGATGCCCAAACAAGCAGCTG TGATGCGTCAGAATGTGAAGCGAGCTACTCTGGAGGAGGTGCTCGAGCTAATGGCTACAGGCTTTTTGCGTGGTGGATCTGGCTTCCTGAAGAGCGGAGGCGAAATGTTAAAGGGTGGTGGCTCTGTCAGCAGGGAGGTGCGGGTGGGCGTTACACAG GCctatgttgtgtttgtgactaCACTTGGTGGTCAGTGGCTGGAGCGCAACTTTGCCACCTTCTTGTCACATGTTTTGGACCTGGTATCTCACCCACGGGCCACCCAGACACATGTTGAGGCTGTGTACTCGCGCCGCTGCGTCTCTTTCATGCTACGCGCCACCCTGGGGGGTTTACTCGGAGAGAAAGCTCAAATCGCAGCAGGCAAAGAAATCTGCCAAGCCATCAGCAAGCAAATGAGGGCTGTGGGTAAGGAGGATGGGGGGGAAATATCACGGTTCAGAGCATTACAGA AGGCAGTTGTGAATGACATCAGTGGTGAGAACAAAGCAGGGGCAGCTGACGTCTCTGCCAGTCAGCATGttatggtgtgtgcactgaaaGAGTTGGGAAGTCTAGTTCAGAGTCTGAGTGCCACAGCTTCCCCACTAATCCAGGAACCGTCCATAG GACTTCTTGAAACTGTGACTTCAGTGCTGCTGCATCCAAGCATGGCAGCTCGTTTGGCCGCTGCGTGGTGCCTGCGCTGTGTCGCCGTGGCACTGCCGTATCAGTTGACCCCACTGCTTGACCGCTGTGCAGAGAGAATAAACAACCTGAAGAGCTCACCTGAGGCTGTGAGTGGCTACAGCTTTGCCATGGCTGCCCTGCTGGGAGGGGTACATCAGTGTCCACTGGGTATCCCCCAGTCCAAAGGAAAG TTGGTGGTGAGTATAGCTGAAGACCTCCTGCGGACAGCAGCTCAGAATAGTCGACTGTCTCTTCAGCGCACACAGGCTGGATGGCTCCTGCTGGGCGCCCTCATGACCCTAG GTTCCTCCCTGGTGCGCTATCACCTCCCCAAGATGCTGCTCCTATGGAGGAATGTGTTTCCTCGCTCTCAGAAAGAACTGGAGGCAGAAAAGGCCAGAGGAGACTCTTTCACTTGGCAGGTCACCCTGGAGGGCCGAGCCGGAGCCCTGTGTG CCATGCGTAGTTTTGTGGCCCACTGTCCTGAGCTTCTCACAGAAGATGTGATCAGAAGACTGATGACTCCCATTGAATGTGCTATGACAATGATGTCTCA GGTCCCTGCCATCATAAAGGTCCATGGAGCTCACCTCAAAGCAAGTGCGGCGATGGTGAGGCTCAGGTTGTACGACATCCTGGCTCTTTTACCTCCTAAGTCCTATGAAG GTAGCTTCAACGCCCTTCTGAGGGAGCTGGTGGCTGAGTTCACTTTGACTGACAACTCGGCCAACACCACCACATCTTTGTTGCGTTCCCTCTGTCACTATGATGACAGCGTTCTCATGGGCTCCTGGCTACAGGAAACCGACCACAAATGCATAGAGGATCAG CTGCAGCCCAATAGTGCGTCTGGCAGTGGAGCGCTGGAGCATGATCCCTCCTCCATCTACCTGCGTATCCCTGTTGGTGAGGCCATTCCTGGGCCTCTTCCTTTGGGTGTGTCGGTTATTGATGCGTCAGTGGCCTTGTTTGGTGTGGTTTTCCCCCATGTCTCCTTCAAACACAG ACTGCAGATGCTAGATCACTTTGCAGAGTGCATCAAGCAGGCTAAAGGTGTTCGGCAGCAGGCAGTCCAACTGAACATCTTTACTGCAGTACTTAGTGCTCTCAAG GGCTTAGCAGAAAATAAGAGTACCTTGGGTCCTGAGGAGGTACGTAAGTCAGCCCTTGCCCTGGTGATGGGAGCGTTGGACAATCCAAACCCCATCCTACGCTGTGCTGCTGGAGAGGCACTGGGCAGGATGGCTCAGGTGGTGGGAGAGGCTACTTTCATTGCCAGAATGGCTCAGACCAGCTTTGACAA ACTGAAGTCGGCCCGCGATGTTGTTTCAAGGACAGGCCATTCGCTGGCTCTTGGCTGTCTACATCGATATGTTGGAGGAATTGGCTCTGGTCAGCACTTAAAGACCAGTGTCAGCATTTTATTGGCTCTGGCACAGGATGGATCCTCTCATGAGGTTCAG ACATGGGCTTTACACTCCCTGGCTTTGATCGTGGACTCCAGTGGTCCTATGTACAGAGGCTACGTGGAGCCCACTCTGTCCCTGGTGCTCACCCTGCTCCTCACTGTCCCCCCATCTCACACAGAAGTGCACCAGTGTTTGGGCCGCTGTTTAGGAGCTCTCATCACTACTGTAGGCCCAGAATTACAGG GAAATGGAGCCACTATCTCCACGATCCGCTCATCCTGCCTGGTTGGCTGTGCTATAATGCAGGACCACTCTGATTCCCTCGTACAGGCTGCTGCCATCTCATGTTTGCAACAGCTACACATGTTTGCACCACGACATGTCAACCTGTCCAGCCTGGTGCCCTGTCTCTGT GTGCACCTATGCagctctcacctgctgctgcggcgTGCTGCTGTCGCCTGCCTGAGACAACTTGCCCagagagaggctgcagaagTTTGTGAATATGCTATGAGCCTAGCAAAGAGAGCAGGAGACAACACTACCATCA ATCTGAACATCACAGAGACAGGACTGGAGGGTGTGCTGTTTGGAATGCTGGACCGTGAGACGGATAGGAAGCTGTGCTCTGATATTCATGACACATTAGGCCACATGCTGTCCTCTCTTGCTGTTGAAAAGCTTTCTCATTGGCTTAAACTTTGCAAGGATGTCCTGGCAGCAACTACAG ATGTGGGAGGAGCTGTTGCATTTGAGGTGGAAAAGGATGAGGAAGAATCAGAGAAGAAAGACGAGATGGATGATGACACCATGTTCACAGGCCTGGGTGAAGATGACAAGTCCAAACCCTCTGTGGCTCCACGCTGGGTTACACGGGTGTTTGCCGCTGACTGCTTGTGCCGCATCATCCTACTTTGTGAGAATGCAAACAAAGCACATTTTGACCTGGCAGCTGCTCGATCCGCACAGGCTAAGAACCCCAAAG GAGATCTGCTGGTGCTCCATTTGTCTGACCTCATCCGCATGGCCTTCATGGCAGCCACAGATCATAGTAACCAGCTGAGGATGGCTGGCCTTCAGGCCCTAGAGGATATCATTAAAAAGTTTGCATCTGTACCAGAGCCTGAGTTCCCAGGGCATGTTATCCTGGAACAATACCAGGCCAAT GTTGGAGCTGCACTCAGACCTGCATTTTCACCTGATACACCCTCTGACATAACAGCCAAGGCATGCCAg GTGTGCAGTACATGGATTGGAAGTGGTGTAGTCAGTGACCTCAATGACCTGCGGAGAGTCCACAACCTGCTTGTGTCATCTTTAGACAAAGTGCAGACTGGGAAAGGCTCATCTAGTCAACTGTACAGTGAAAGTGCAACCACAATGGAGAAACTGGCTGTGCTGAAGGCATGGGCTGAG GTGTATGTGGTGgcaatgaaaattaaaaaagaagcaGAGTCTAAACCCTCTAAGCCGGTCAGAAGTGGAGATGACGACGAAGATGAGGAGGATCTAGGCGCCGACGTGCTGCCACCCGATAGCCTCATCACCTTGGTGCAGCCGGAACTGCCTTCGTTGAGCCGCCTTTGGCTGGCTATGCTGCGAGACTATGCTCTGCTCACACTGCCGGCTGAGTTCTCCAGTCAGCTGCCCCCTGATG GTGGAGCATTCTATACTCCGGAGACTATAGACACAGCAAGGCTGCATTACCGCAGTTCATGGGCCCCTGTGCTGCATGCTGTGGCCCTGTGGCTGAGCAGCACTGGGTTTGGAGCTggtgaagaaaaagaagaaatgtcCTCGGCTCCTTTAAAGACTCCTGCCCTCCCTCAAGGAGCCTCCTCCACTACAAAAACCTTTGAGGAGTCTGCGAAAGACAGGATGCATCTTATGTTGG GTGTCAGTATAGAGTTTCTTTGCTTCCCACGTCCTGAGGAGCCCATTGAACATGTGATGTCCTGCCTGCAGGCACTGTGCACTCTGCTTGAATCCCCCTGCGCCAAGACCCACATTGCAGAGGACCAG cAGTTGGCAGTGGAGCTCCTCAATGTGCTTCACAGGCTGCTATTGACGCGGGATCCTCCTGCAGTACAGCTCCAAGTCACTGCAGTGGTACAGGAGACCATCAGGGCTGCACAGGATCATCTTCAGCgacagaggagcagcaaag acaaagaggaagaaggcAAGAAAGACTTCCAGCCCAGCCTAGGGGAAGGAGAAAACACAGGGGAGCTGGTCCCGGGAAAGTCTTTGGTGTTTGCAGCCATGGAGCTGCTTGTGTTTATCCTGGTCCGCCACTTACCACAGCTTAATACGCGTGTGAAGGAATCACCCAGCCATGCCCCACTCAGACCTCAACGACTCTCAGACGAAAGTGCACAGCTGGTGGCCAACACAGTTTCCATCCTGGCAGAGCtgccctccctctgctctcctgctg GAAGCATGACCATCCTACCTACAGTGCTCTTCCTAATCACTGGGGTACTGAGGGAGACTGCACTTAAGACTTCTGACAACTCTGTGCCTGTGCCGGTAGCAGCTGCCCTGCAGGGCATAAAGACCATCATAACCTCTGCACTGGTGCGGGTGGAgagcatacacacacagtggactGGACTAGTCAGGAGCAGCCTGGCATCTGTGCTCGAGTACTCACAGCCAG ATGATTCCAGACCTGATATGGATCAGGTCAGTATGCTGACAGCGATGACACTCTTTCTGCTCTCAGCCAACAACGAGCTTGTTGGAGTGACTGTCCTGCAGAAGGGCTGCATAGACTGCTTCCAGAATGGCCTCAATTCCAGTGATCCATGG GTTCAGGCCCGGTGTTACCAGCTGCTGTTGTCAGTGTTTCAGCACTCCAGCCGTGCTCTCTCTACCCCATACATCCACGCCCTGGCTCCACTCATGGTGGAGAAACTGAAGGCAGTGGAGTTTAGTCGGCCAGGTACTGCTGCCGAGCTGCAGGCTGTGCAGGAGGGCATTAGGGTTTTAGAGAACCTGGTCAGCATGGGTGAAGAACAGAACC gGGTTCAGTTGCTTGCTCTTCTTGTACCAACTCTCGTTTCCTACCTTTTGGATGAAAATGCCATATCCTCTGCGCCCCAAGTCTCCAAGGGCCTGCATGATTTTGCCCTTCAGAACTTAATGTGGATTGGTCCCCTCTATCCAGCTGCCTTCAAAGTAGTAATTGGTGCAGCACCTGAGCTTAAAACCCGCCTGGAATCTGCTATACGGGCAAATCAGGCAAGCAGCAAAGCCAAAGCTGCAGCCAGGCAAGCTCAGCCAACTGTGCAAACTGCACCAACCATCAAACTCAAGAAAAGCTTCTTCTGA